The Clostridia bacterium region GTTTCGCCGGATTGAAGAAAAGATAGAGCGGGCAACCCGGGAAGGTAAAGAGGTCATCAGCCTGGCCATCGGTGACCCGGATCGACCTACTCCCGCCCACGTGGTGGAGGCCATGGTGCGGGAGGTGCGGGACCCTGCCAATCACAGCTACCCGACCTCGGTCGGGTTGCCGGAGTATCGGGCGGCGGTGGCCGAGTGGTATCGCCGGCGCGGGGTAGAAGTAGACCCTCGAAGCGAAGTGGTAGCCCTGATCGGGTCGAAGGAAGGGCTGGCGCACCTGCCCTTCTGCTTCCTGGACCCGGGCGACCTGGCCCTGATCACCGACCCGGGTTACCCCGTATACCGCAACTGCACCCTGCTGGCCGGCGGCGAGCCTTACCTGCTGCCCCTGCGGCCGGAGAACGGCTTCCTGCCGGATCTGACCGCCGTACCCGCGGAGGCGGCGCGAAGGGCCAAGCTTCTCTTCCTCAATTACCCCAACAATCCTACCGGCGCGGTGGCAGACCTCGATTTTTTCCGGGAGGCGGTGGACTTTGCCCGCCGGTACGACCTCCTGATCTGTCACGACGCGGCCTACGCGGACATTACCTACGACGGATACCGCGCCCCGAGTTTCCTGGAGGTGCCGGGAGCCAAGGAGGTGGCTGTGGAGTTCGGCTCCCTCTCCAAGCCCTACAACATGACCGGCTGGCGTCTGGGCTGGGTGGCGGGTAACGCGGAAGCGGTTTCGGTGCTGGGAAGGCTCAAGAGCAACCTGGATTCGGGATGTTTTCAGGCCGTGCAGAGGGCGGGTATAGCCGCCCTGTTGGGGCCGCAGGACTGCGTGCGCGAGGCCTGCCGCCTTTACCAGGAGCGGCGCGACCTGGTGGTGGGGGCGCTGAACTCTATGGGCTGGAATCTCGCCGGACCCAAGGCCAGCTTTTACGTCTGGGCGCCGGTGCCGCGCGGCTACACTTCGGCGGAATTCGTGGAGGCCGTGTTCGAACGGGCCCTGGTGATTCTCACGCCGGGGGAAGAATACGGGCCGGCGGGTCAGGGGTACTTCCGGCTTTCCCTCACCGTGGATACGGAACGGTTGAAGCTGGCTCTGGAACGGATGCAGAAGGCCCTGGGCCGGGTGCAGTTCTAGGCGGCCCGGCAGGCCGGGCAGAGCGGTGGGGACCGGACCGGTGCGCCCGGTAAGGATCCGGCCCGGCCCCGGCCAATGGCCCCCCGGGGAGGGGCGGGCTCAGGATTTCTTGGGAGTGAAGGTCTTGCAGCAGGTTTCCATCGAGGTATTCGCCGGGGTAAGGCCGACCTGCTGTACCAGTTGGGTAACCTGGTTGGCGTCCACGCTTTCCGGGTAGCTGTTGCTGATGGCATCGCTGGTTACCAAAATCTTGTTTGCCCGGCAGACGTTGCCCTGACCCCAGTAGTCGCAGGTGTGGACGGTGCACATGATCTGCTGGTTCACCGCGTCATCCTCCCGAGGTTGGTCTCGCAGTTATTTTGCCCCGGCGAGGACGGTATATCCCTTCGATCGCTGCCCCGCTTCCCGTCTAATCCTCGTCTCTCTGGCGCAGTAGCCGGCCCTGGTGGGGGGCCAGAGGTATCGGGCCGGTGAACAGTTCTCCCGTACTGAGGTCCTGCCAGGCGGCCCGGTGAGGATTGGGCCAGTAGTCCTGGCGTTCGGAGTGGCTTACCAGCAGTAGCCAGGGCTTTCGTTCCGGCGCATGCAGCGGGGTGAGCAGCTTGGCCTCGCCGCCTACCGGTCCCGCTTCCTCCGGGGGTTCGGCGATCGGCAGAGGAGGTTGGTCTTCCGTGCCGTTGCCGGCGCCCCAAAGCCGTACGTCCAGCCCGGCGAAGGCGGCCGCCCGGCGGTAGAGGCGGTAGAACGAGTTGGTCGGCAGGTCTTGAGGAGAAGATGCCAGCCGGGTTTCTACCGGCTCGGTAACCAGGAGGGCGTAGCCGGAACCGTAGCGGTTCTCCAGGGCCAAGGGATGATCGTCGGGGGCCGCGTAGAGCACCCGGGCGGTATGAGGCCGCACCACCAGCCGGGTGCGCGGGAGAGCACCGCCGGCGGTGTTCACCGCTTCCGGGTAGAGCAGCCGCACCCCGAATACCGTTTCCATTTCCGGTAGGGCGGCGCCGGCAAAAGAGAAGTAGAGGTTTCCTCCCCCCCTTACGTACTCGCCCAGTTTCTCCCAGTGGGGCAAGTCCAGGCTGCCGCGCCGTGGCATGCCGGGACAGATGACGAGGCGAAAGCGCTCCAGGGTCGCCTCGGGGGAAACGAACTCCACGTCGAGGCCCGCCTGCTTGGCCAGCACGTAGGCGGCAAACAGGAGGCCGAAGAGCCGGTGGGGGGCAAACCCCGGCTCCGGATGGTCGTAGTAGCGGGCGGGCAGCAGTATGGCTGCCGGCGCCGGGAGGGGCTCCACCCCGGAAAGCGGCAGGTAGGACAGGGCGGCCGCGAAATCGGCCATGGCGGCGCCCGCGCCTTTCGGCCGGCCGTCCCGGGTGAGCCCGAAGCCGATTTCGTGGGGAACCGTGGCGTAAGGCTTGCGGTGGGTACGCTTGAAGTCGGCAAAACACCAGGCCAGCGCTCCCGAACACCCGGCGGCCAGGGCACTGTAAAGTGCGGTCTGGAAATAGGCCTTGACTTCTTCCTCGCTGGCCACGGCGGTGGACAGGCCGAATTCCTCCAGCAGGACCGGGCGGCCGCCCAGAGCCCGTGCCAGCTTCAGGCAGAAGGAAGGAAAGAGCGTGCTCGGGGGCAGGCTGGGCCTGCCGGGACACAGTTCGGAGTACATCGGATAGGGATGCACGCAGAGCAGGTCGTGAATTTGGCCGAGGTCGGGGTAGCGGAAGGCGTCCCGGCAGGTAAAGGAGGTTATATGGGTGCCCAGCACTACCGGCTGGCGGGCCAGATGCTGGATTTCCCGGGTAAGGAGGTGGGCCCAAAGCCAGCCGGCGGAGGCCGAGGGCAGAGGGACGAAGTTGTCGTGCTCGTTGGCCAGGTCCCACGCGGCCACCGCCGGGTGGCGGCCGTACCGGCCGGCCAGTTCTGCCACCAGCCGAAGCTGGGCCCGGAGCAGGTCGGGGTCGGTGTAGGGGCAGCGGCCGCGGCGCCAGGGCACGTCCCAGTTCTCGCCGCTCATGTGGCCGGTGAACAAGGTGGGGATGAGCCTCAGCCGGTTGCGCCGGGCAAGGTCCGCCAGGCGACCGAAATTGGCCAGTGCGTCCTCACTCACCCGGTCCGGTGCGGGCTGAAAATCCTGCCAGCGCAGGAATACCCGCACCGAATTCAGCCCCATTCCCCGCATCAGCGCCAGGTCCCGGGCCACCTCCTCGAGACGGAACTCCTCCCACCAGTTTACCCCGCTCTCGGCGGGCCAGTAGTTCACACCCAGGTAGAAGTCTTCCGGCATGCCCAGTCCCCCTAATCGGGCCGTCTCACATGTCCGTATTTGAAGCCGGTTATGCCCGGCCGGAGCATATGATACCATGGCCCGGGACGGCCGTAAACACCTTCGGTTGGCTTTTGCCCTGGCGGCTGTTATAATTAGGGAAGACCGCCGGAGGGAAGGGGGGCCTTAATGGACAAGGTAAAGAGCGCACTGGAGATCGCCCTGGAGCGCAGTCAGCGGGTGGCGCAGCAGGCCGGGTCCGGCAGAGAATGGGAAGAGCAGCAGCACCGTCTCGTGGGGGAAAACCTTGCCCGGCGGTACC contains the following coding sequences:
- a CDS encoding LL-diaminopimelate aminotransferase, yielding MRESKRLQNLPPYLFRRIEEKIERATREGKEVISLAIGDPDRPTPAHVVEAMVREVRDPANHSYPTSVGLPEYRAAVAEWYRRRGVEVDPRSEVVALIGSKEGLAHLPFCFLDPGDLALITDPGYPVYRNCTLLAGGEPYLLPLRPENGFLPDLTAVPAEAARRAKLLFLNYPNNPTGAVADLDFFREAVDFARRYDLLICHDAAYADITYDGYRAPSFLEVPGAKEVAVEFGSLSKPYNMTGWRLGWVAGNAEAVSVLGRLKSNLDSGCFQAVQRAGIAALLGPQDCVREACRLYQERRDLVVGALNSMGWNLAGPKASFYVWAPVPRGYTSAEFVEAVFERALVILTPGEEYGPAGQGYFRLSLTVDTERLKLALERMQKALGRVQF
- a CDS encoding DUF1540 domain-containing protein, coding for MNQQIMCTVHTCDYWGQGNVCRANKILVTSDAISNSYPESVDANQVTQLVQQVGLTPANTSMETCCKTFTPKKS